In Entomomonas moraniae, one DNA window encodes the following:
- a CDS encoding asparaginase, with the protein MKQLCSGIIFSIAAIGLGMPTLTYANQQPKPNVTILATGGTIAGSSKSSTDTTNYAAGSLSIQTLFDAVPNLKEVANVTGKQIANVDSNDITADILLTLSKTANTLLNGDQQGVVITHGTDTLEETAFFLSLTINNKKPVVLVGAMRPATAISADGPMNLFEAVTLAGSKHAVDRGVMVVLNDRIASAYYVTKTNAVVNDTFKAIEQGYLGLFVNGQPKFFYTPAKPIGQVYFDTSKLKSLPRIDIIYIHQDQDDVLLQAALKAGAKGIVIDATGNGNMPKPLEKVVNELSNKGIPVVITSRTGSGYVSDKSYGISSGFLNAQKSRILLQLAIATGANHKQITEYFDKQR; encoded by the coding sequence ATGAAACAACTATGTTCGGGTATTATTTTTTCTATTGCAGCAATAGGACTAGGCATGCCAACACTCACATATGCAAACCAACAACCTAAACCTAATGTTACTATTTTAGCAACAGGTGGCACCATTGCAGGGAGCTCTAAGTCAAGCACAGACACCACCAATTATGCCGCTGGTTCACTCAGTATCCAAACATTATTCGATGCAGTTCCTAATCTAAAAGAAGTAGCCAACGTAACAGGTAAACAAATAGCCAATGTCGACAGCAATGATATTACTGCTGACATACTCCTCACACTAAGCAAAACAGCAAATACCTTATTAAATGGCGATCAACAAGGCGTTGTAATCACTCATGGCACGGATACCCTAGAAGAAACTGCATTCTTCTTGAGCCTTACCATCAATAATAAAAAACCTGTCGTTCTTGTTGGTGCTATGCGCCCAGCAACCGCTATTAGTGCCGATGGCCCGATGAACCTATTTGAAGCAGTAACACTTGCTGGTTCTAAACATGCAGTAGACCGTGGCGTCATGGTTGTACTCAATGACCGTATTGCCTCAGCTTACTATGTCACCAAAACAAATGCCGTCGTTAATGATACCTTTAAGGCAATAGAACAAGGTTACTTAGGTTTGTTTGTAAATGGCCAACCTAAATTCTTCTACACGCCGGCAAAACCTATTGGGCAAGTGTATTTTGATACAAGTAAATTAAAATCCTTACCACGTATTGACATTATTTATATCCATCAAGACCAAGATGATGTGTTATTACAGGCTGCACTAAAAGCAGGTGCTAAAGGTATTGTCATTGATGCAACAGGTAACGGTAATATGCCTAAGCCTTTAGAAAAAGTTGTTAACGAACTCAGTAATAAAGGTATACCCGTGGTAATCACCTCTCGTACAGGATCCGGTTATGTCTCTGATAAAAGTTATGGCATTAGCAGCGGCTTCTTAAATGCACAAAAATCACGTATTTTATTACAATTGGCTATTGCAACAGGGGCTAATCATAAACAAATTACTGAATACTTCGATAAGCAACGCTAA
- a CDS encoding autotransporter family protein gives MKINNSLQITYKASHHFVTFSLLLFISPIIYAQQLFCNPSCNNTSGGYISETQRDGELILNDVSLNSIAPAGSVLHPGDSKYSSFAPIVIALGVKEGNYKNLHLNATGLTIDTTSTYANHARAIAVGSNLNDATSVNLMDSSITLKTTANASSKNTIGILMEADTTGQIYSISLKNTDMHISSEANNNTVGGIWAYANNGFAETNVILDNSNITVESASGSAYGIRTENKSNPSGSVINIQDVSSGAIKVTAYSAAYGISIDTIGKNTSIDNKSDMIVNATGSNSSAYGINARTRENTINTHAQNITVKASSQAYGINTLGTGNQTITNTANISVESSNPSVNSSNQAIGIFAQSTSNTGDITITTGGDITVRGNGVTKGISASSQGNSTINVSSQIDAGNINGIGIASTTTTGENTINLSSQAKVMGGNDASSAGIFMKSTSGKQQIVLAQGSELSSLNDMAISGQNSTGNTTVNNNGRIIGRANLSGNNVVFNNQTAGILDLKNFSSGSKSDIIYTIGTSGGVINNAGLIKFADENFDGTTTNAIFNVATLTNSGIIDLTGKNPTGANNLVGDTFTINGNYVSDGGSIYLNTLLDDASSNGGQGTSDLIIVNGNVTTSSGATNLYITPTASTANLGQLTTGNGIKVVEVQGTSSSDAFQLGRPVVAGAYEYTLGQGQSDDSWYLSSYYKGNAGGNGIIQYNPAIGAYLANQTAAVQMFQQTLFDRLISSSDGKNNDASKSLFWMRTKMTHGSYDSVHGQLNNRNRSYSLQMGGDLNVWALDNGGYFHLGMMAGYGDAKNTNKSDSTGTKTDGKVKGYTTGVYGTYFANQDTNLGLYVDLWSQMGWYRNEISGEAQQGTKKYNSTVWSNSVELGYGIPLTESGDYQWLATPQAQFTYNHYDADNQHDKNNLSITNNNASGLDTRLGVRFHARGIQKDLIEPFIEVNWLDTTAKNELDFNGKSYKDGFAKDRLEAKIGLQGNINKQWSVSAQMGGQWGNNSFSNYQGQLNVNYKF, from the coding sequence ATGAAAATTAATAACTCTTTGCAGATTACTTATAAAGCTAGCCATCACTTCGTTACGTTTAGCTTATTGCTGTTTATCAGTCCTATCATTTATGCTCAGCAGTTATTTTGTAACCCTAGCTGTAATAACACTAGCGGTGGTTATATTTCTGAAACACAGAGAGATGGAGAGTTAATCCTTAATGATGTTTCTTTGAATAGTATTGCTCCAGCAGGTTCCGTATTGCACCCAGGAGATAGTAAATATAGTTCTTTTGCACCAATAGTTATAGCTCTTGGTGTAAAAGAAGGGAATTATAAAAACCTACATCTTAATGCAACAGGTCTAACTATTGATACAACAAGTACCTATGCAAATCACGCTAGAGCTATTGCAGTTGGCTCGAACCTGAATGATGCTACTTCTGTCAATTTAATGGATTCTAGTATTACTTTAAAAACTACAGCAAATGCTTCTAGCAAAAACACTATTGGAATATTAATGGAGGCAGATACAACAGGCCAAATTTATAGTATTAGCTTAAAGAATACAGATATGCATATTAGCTCAGAGGCTAATAATAATACAGTTGGTGGGATTTGGGCCTATGCTAATAATGGTTTTGCTGAAACTAATGTTATTTTGGATAATAGCAATATTACAGTTGAAAGTGCTTCAGGTAGTGCCTATGGCATACGAACAGAAAATAAAAGTAATCCATCTGGATCAGTAATTAACATACAAGATGTTAGTTCAGGCGCTATCAAAGTCACAGCCTATAGTGCAGCTTATGGTATTAGTATAGATACTATAGGTAAAAACACTTCGATTGACAATAAATCAGACATGATAGTTAATGCGACAGGAAGTAACTCATCCGCTTATGGTATTAATGCTCGAACTCGTGAAAATACCATCAATACACATGCGCAAAATATAACGGTTAAAGCTAGTAGTCAAGCATATGGGATCAACACGTTAGGTACTGGAAATCAAACGATTACCAATACCGCCAATATTTCAGTAGAGTCATCAAATCCTTCAGTAAACTCATCAAATCAGGCAATAGGGATATTTGCACAGAGTACTAGTAATACTGGTGATATCACTATAACAACGGGAGGCGATATAACTGTTAGAGGAAATGGAGTTACTAAAGGTATTTCTGCTAGTTCCCAAGGCAATTCAACCATCAATGTGAGCAGCCAAATAGATGCAGGCAATATTAATGGTATTGGCATTGCTAGCACTACAACGACAGGTGAAAATACAATTAACTTATCTTCACAAGCTAAAGTGATGGGTGGTAACGATGCTAGTAGTGCAGGTATTTTCATGAAAAGTACTTCTGGTAAGCAACAAATTGTTCTAGCCCAAGGAAGTGAACTATCCTCTCTTAATGATATGGCAATATCAGGCCAAAATAGTACAGGAAATACCACCGTTAATAACAATGGCCGAATAATAGGCCGTGCCAACTTATCTGGCAATAATGTAGTCTTTAATAATCAAACAGCTGGAATTCTTGATTTAAAGAACTTCAGCAGTGGTTCAAAAAGTGATATTATCTATACTATAGGAACGTCTGGAGGGGTAATTAACAATGCAGGCCTCATCAAATTTGCTGACGAAAACTTCGATGGCACAACCACCAATGCTATATTCAATGTAGCCACCCTCACCAACTCAGGCATTATTGATTTAACAGGTAAAAACCCTACCGGAGCCAATAACCTTGTTGGTGATACATTTACTATCAATGGCAACTATGTTTCAGACGGGGGTAGTATCTACCTAAACACACTATTAGATGATGCCTCCAGCAACGGTGGTCAAGGAACCAGTGATCTTATCATCGTCAATGGCAATGTGACCACAAGCAGTGGAGCAACAAATCTTTATATCACACCAACTGCCAGTACAGCGAATTTAGGACAACTCACCACAGGAAATGGCATCAAAGTAGTTGAAGTACAAGGAACCTCCTCTAGTGATGCATTCCAACTAGGCCGCCCAGTGGTCGCAGGTGCTTATGAGTATACTCTTGGTCAAGGTCAAAGCGATGACAGCTGGTATCTATCAAGCTACTACAAAGGCAACGCTGGTGGAAATGGTATCATCCAATACAACCCAGCCATAGGTGCTTACCTAGCGAATCAAACAGCCGCTGTCCAAATGTTCCAACAAACCCTCTTTGATCGACTCATCTCCTCCTCAGATGGCAAAAACAACGATGCATCCAAAAGCCTCTTCTGGATGAGAACCAAAATGACCCACGGAAGCTACGACAGCGTTCATGGGCAACTCAACAACCGCAACCGTAGCTACAGCCTCCAAATGGGAGGAGACCTAAACGTCTGGGCTCTTGACAATGGTGGCTACTTCCACCTCGGCATGATGGCAGGCTATGGTGATGCCAAAAATACCAACAAATCAGACAGTACTGGCACCAAAACAGATGGCAAAGTTAAAGGCTATACCACCGGTGTTTATGGCACCTACTTCGCAAACCAAGACACCAACCTAGGCTTATACGTAGACCTCTGGAGCCAAATGGGCTGGTATCGTAATGAAATCTCAGGTGAAGCCCAACAAGGCACAAAAAAATACAACAGCACCGTATGGAGCAACTCCGTTGAACTTGGCTATGGCATACCACTTACCGAGAGTGGCGACTACCAATGGCTAGCAACACCACAAGCACAATTTACCTACAACCACTACGATGCAGACAACCAACACGACAAAAACAACCTCAGCATCACCAACAACAACGCCAGTGGGCTAGACACACGCCTAGGTGTACGCTTCCATGCTCGTGGTATACAAAAAGACCTGATAGAACCCTTCATAGAAGTTAACTGGCTAGACACTACGGCTAAGAACGAGCTTGACTTCAATGGAAAATCCTACAAAGATGGTTTTGCTAAAGATCGCTTAGAAGCCAAAATAGGACTACAGGGCAACATTAACAAACAATGGAGTGTATCAGCTCAAATGGGGGGGCAATGGGGTAATAACAGCTTTAGTAACTATCAAGGGCAGTTGAATGTTAACTATAAGTTTTAA